Proteins encoded together in one Peribacillus asahii window:
- a CDS encoding phosphate ABC transporter substrate-binding protein: protein MRFIREATIGLLVLSLAAVLSACGISNDSETESSNDSKGTLSISGSTSVGPLAEKLAVKYEEKNKVNIEVNQIGSSAGITNATSGVSEIGMSSRDLKEEEKANGLNEVVIAYDGIVVVTHPSNKVKNLTMEQVKQIFTGEVTNWKELGGDDMEIVVVSREDGSGSRDAFQEIVGYTSGELVRSSIVASGNGNIKTTVATNKHAVGFISFEYIDDSISTVKINGVEATAENVLQQKYSLSRPFLFVYKKENLTDGGQQFIDYILSQEGQAIVSETGAIPIK from the coding sequence ATGAGGTTTATAAGAGAAGCGACGATAGGATTATTGGTACTATCCTTAGCTGCTGTATTATCAGCATGTGGTATTAGTAATGATAGTGAAACAGAATCGTCCAATGATAGTAAAGGTACCCTATCTATTTCAGGATCCACATCTGTAGGGCCTTTAGCTGAAAAACTAGCAGTTAAATATGAAGAAAAAAATAAAGTGAATATAGAAGTAAATCAAATAGGTTCTTCTGCTGGCATAACAAACGCAACAAGTGGTGTATCAGAGATTGGGATGTCTTCGCGTGATTTAAAAGAAGAAGAAAAGGCTAATGGTTTGAATGAAGTAGTCATTGCTTATGATGGAATCGTGGTGGTCACTCACCCAAGCAATAAAGTGAAAAATCTTACTATGGAGCAAGTGAAGCAAATTTTTACCGGAGAGGTTACGAACTGGAAGGAGCTTGGAGGAGATGACATGGAAATTGTGGTTGTTTCCCGTGAAGATGGCTCAGGTTCACGTGATGCATTTCAAGAAATCGTAGGGTACACTTCAGGGGAATTAGTAAGAAGTTCCATAGTTGCGAGCGGTAACGGTAATATAAAAACAACTGTTGCGACGAATAAGCATGCAGTAGGCTTTATTTCATTTGAATATATTGATGACTCTATTTCCACTGTAAAGATTAATGGAGTAGAGGCTACAGCGGAAAATGTTCTGCAGCAAAAATACAGCTTGTCACGACCGTTCTTGTTTGTCTATAAGAAAGAGAATTTAACGGATGGTGGACAACAATTTATTGACTATATTTTGAGTCAAGAGGGGCAAGCTATTGTGTCAGAAACAGGAGCTATACCAATAAAATAA
- the pstC gene encoding phosphate ABC transporter permease subunit PstC, which translates to MPSPLTEKQTLEIGKSNKRKYMLEKLSARIFLFCALLSVLSLLLIVGFVFYKGSHPFVAEGYSFIDFVFGVDWVPSEDKFGIFPMIVASIFATFGALIIGVPIGLFTAIFLAEIAPKSIAKIISPAVQLLAGIPSVLYGVFGLAIIVPFLQNNLGLAKGQSLLAIILVLAIMMLPTIVTVAETAIRAVPKTYREGSLALGASQIGTIFKVVVPAAKSGIMAAIVLGLGRAIGETMAVILVAGNSLIIPTSLTDSVRPLTTNIALEMGYAFGTHQEMLFATGIVLFSFILLLNFVLAKISSKGGN; encoded by the coding sequence ATGCCAAGCCCACTTACTGAAAAACAAACGTTAGAAATCGGAAAATCAAATAAAAGGAAGTATATGCTCGAGAAGTTATCAGCAAGAATTTTTCTGTTTTGTGCACTTCTTTCAGTACTCAGTTTATTGTTAATCGTTGGATTTGTATTTTATAAAGGCTCACATCCATTTGTAGCAGAGGGATATAGCTTTATTGACTTTGTTTTTGGAGTGGATTGGGTGCCAAGTGAAGATAAATTTGGGATCTTTCCAATGATTGTTGCATCCATATTCGCCACATTTGGTGCATTAATTATCGGAGTTCCTATCGGGCTGTTTACAGCCATTTTCTTAGCAGAAATTGCACCAAAAAGCATAGCAAAAATCATTTCACCGGCCGTGCAGCTGCTGGCAGGTATTCCATCTGTTTTATATGGTGTATTCGGCCTTGCTATCATCGTCCCTTTCTTACAAAATAATTTAGGCTTAGCGAAAGGGCAAAGTTTATTAGCTATCATTCTCGTTTTAGCCATTATGATGCTGCCAACGATTGTGACTGTAGCTGAAACAGCTATTCGTGCTGTTCCGAAAACGTATCGTGAAGGGTCATTGGCACTCGGAGCATCTCAAATCGGAACTATTTTTAAAGTAGTGGTACCCGCAGCTAAATCAGGAATTATGGCAGCAATTGTACTAGGTTTAGGGAGAGCAATTGGAGAAACGATGGCTGTTATATTGGTAGCGGGAAACAGTCTCATCATTCCTACTAGTTTAACAGACAGTGTTCGTCCATTAACTACAAATATCGCATTAGAAATGGGATATGCGTTCGGAACGCATCAAGAAATGCTGTTTGCAACAGGTATTGTTTTATTCTCCTTTATCTTGTTATTAAACTTTGTATTAGCAAAAATCAGTTCGAAAGGTGGTAATTAA
- the pstA gene encoding phosphate ABC transporter permease PstA — MRKFKDNLLRGLLWFSAFLTVAVLVTIVGYIFYKGYRLINFDFIFGDYSPAGDGGIWPMIVTTIYTIAISLLIATPIGILAAVYLQEYAKQGRLVKMIRFATESLTGIPSIIYGLFGAVFFVTTLKLGMSIIAASLTLTIIVLPVIIRTTEEALKTVPHSYREGSLALGTTKLQTLYKVILPSAMPGILSGIILSIGRIVGESAAIFLTAGTVAAMPESIFSSARTLTVHSYLVTQESGDIELAAAVGIVLIVIILVLNLSATFISKKLNKADY; from the coding sequence TTGAGAAAGTTTAAGGATAACTTGTTGCGCGGACTTCTGTGGTTTTCAGCTTTCTTAACAGTTGCCGTCCTCGTAACGATTGTTGGATATATTTTTTATAAAGGATATCGTTTAATAAACTTCGATTTTATCTTTGGCGATTATTCACCGGCAGGAGATGGCGGGATTTGGCCGATGATTGTTACAACCATATACACAATCGCTATTTCGTTATTAATAGCAACACCAATTGGGATTTTGGCTGCTGTATATTTGCAAGAGTATGCTAAGCAGGGCCGATTAGTAAAAATGATTCGTTTTGCTACAGAGAGCTTAACAGGGATACCTTCGATTATTTATGGATTATTCGGAGCCGTATTCTTTGTAACCACATTAAAGTTAGGCATGTCGATTATTGCTGCTTCATTAACATTAACTATTATCGTACTGCCTGTCATCATCCGTACAACAGAGGAGGCTTTAAAAACGGTTCCTCATTCGTATCGGGAAGGGTCTCTAGCTTTGGGAACAACGAAGCTGCAAACTTTATATAAAGTGATTTTACCAAGTGCGATGCCGGGGATATTATCTGGAATTATTCTCTCAATCGGAAGGATTGTTGGTGAATCGGCTGCGATATTTTTAACTGCTGGAACGGTAGCTGCGATGCCAGAAAGTATTTTCTCATCGGCAAGAACGTTAACGGTGCATTCATATTTGGTTACACAAGAGTCCGGAGATATTGAACTTGCCGCTGCCGTTGGAATCGTATTAATTGTTATCATTTTGGTTCTCAACCTTTCGGCGACGTTTATATCAAAAAAGTTAAATAAAGCTGACTATTAA
- the pstB gene encoding phosphate ABC transporter ATP-binding protein PstB — MKQHSGEAAKISVTDLNLFYGEKQALYNVSLDIQEKEVTALIGPSGCGKSTFLRTLNRMNDLIDGVKITGDIVVDNENIYRSNDVIKLRTKVGMVFQKPNLFPMSIYDNVAYGPRMQGIKNKKELNKIVEESLRGAAIWDEVKDRLKTSALGLSGGQQQRVCIARAIAMKPEIILMDEPTSALDPISTLKVEELITHMKKDYTIVIVTHNMQQAARVSDKTAFFLNGEIIEYDETDHIFSMPKDQRTKDYVTGRFG, encoded by the coding sequence ATGAAGCAGCATTCAGGAGAGGCAGCGAAAATTAGTGTAACAGACTTGAATTTGTTCTATGGAGAAAAACAGGCACTCTATAACGTATCATTAGATATACAAGAGAAGGAAGTTACAGCTTTAATTGGTCCTTCTGGCTGTGGTAAATCAACTTTTTTACGAACACTAAACCGTATGAATGATTTGATTGATGGTGTGAAGATTACCGGTGATATTGTCGTCGATAATGAAAACATATACCGATCCAATGATGTGATTAAGTTACGAACGAAGGTAGGTATGGTATTTCAAAAGCCAAATCTATTCCCTATGAGTATTTATGATAATGTAGCGTATGGTCCCCGGATGCAGGGAATTAAAAATAAAAAAGAATTGAATAAGATTGTTGAAGAGAGCTTACGTGGTGCGGCAATCTGGGACGAAGTGAAAGATCGCCTTAAAACATCAGCACTCGGGCTATCAGGCGGTCAGCAGCAACGTGTTTGTATCGCACGTGCAATTGCCATGAAACCAGAAATCATTTTAATGGATGAGCCTACTTCAGCATTAGATCCAATCTCAACGTTAAAGGTAGAAGAATTGATTACACACATGAAAAAGGATTATACCATCGTCATTGTTACACATAATATGCAGCAAGCAGCACGTGTATCTGATAAAACTGCTTTTTTCTTAAACGGTGAAATTATTGAATATGATGAAACAGATCATATCTTTTCTATGCCAAAGGATCAGAGAACGAAAGATTATGTTACTGGCCGATTCGGTTAA
- the sstT gene encoding serine/threonine transporter SstT → MKSILKKWGQLGLVKQIIVGLVIGIILAITIPEAAKPVALLGSLFVGALKAIAPVLVLFLVMSAIAQHKSGHKTNMKSVIFLYLLGTFLAGLIAVIVSFIFPVGLTLTKGAEGVTPPSGVVEVLKSLLLSVVDNPVSAISNANYIGILAWAILLGLALRSAADTTKTMIANFSDAVSKLVTWVIKLAPLGIMGLVFESITANGLEALLGYGKLLAILIGCMLFVALVINPIIVFVYIKQNPYPLVFKCLKESAITAFFTRSSASNIPVNMRLCENLGLNKDSYSVSIPLGATINMAGAAVTISVLTLAAVHTLGIQVDIPTAIILSVLSAVCACGASGVAGGSLLLIPLACSLFGIPAEIAMQVVGVGFIIGVLQDSFETALNSSTDVLFTAAAEFKEWRKEGKTIDINKAA, encoded by the coding sequence ATGAAAAGCATATTGAAAAAGTGGGGTCAATTGGGTCTGGTAAAACAAATAATTGTAGGTTTGGTTATTGGTATTATCTTGGCTATAACGATTCCAGAAGCAGCAAAACCTGTTGCACTTTTAGGCTCTTTATTTGTAGGTGCTCTGAAAGCGATTGCACCTGTGTTGGTACTCTTCTTGGTTATGTCGGCCATCGCTCAACATAAGAGTGGTCACAAAACGAATATGAAATCCGTTATTTTCTTATACCTGTTAGGAACTTTTTTAGCTGGATTAATCGCTGTTATTGTAAGTTTTATTTTTCCTGTAGGGTTAACACTTACAAAGGGTGCTGAGGGTGTGACGCCTCCTAGCGGTGTTGTAGAGGTTCTCAAATCATTACTGCTGAGCGTTGTTGATAATCCAGTTAGTGCAATCTCTAATGCGAACTACATCGGTATTTTAGCTTGGGCGATACTTCTTGGTTTGGCTTTAAGAAGTGCCGCTGATACGACAAAAACGATGATTGCTAATTTTTCAGATGCTGTTTCGAAATTGGTTACATGGGTTATTAAGTTGGCGCCATTAGGAATCATGGGTCTAGTATTTGAGTCTATTACTGCAAATGGACTTGAGGCGTTACTAGGCTATGGGAAATTGCTTGCTATTTTAATTGGCTGTATGCTCTTTGTGGCGTTGGTTATCAACCCAATCATTGTGTTTGTCTATATAAAACAAAATCCTTACCCGCTTGTTTTTAAGTGCTTAAAGGAAAGCGCCATTACAGCATTCTTTACACGTAGCTCAGCTTCTAATATTCCTGTCAATATGAGATTATGTGAAAATCTAGGTTTGAATAAGGATAGTTATTCAGTATCCATTCCATTAGGCGCAACCATCAATATGGCTGGTGCTGCTGTTACTATTTCTGTTTTGACACTTGCAGCGGTTCATACACTTGGTATTCAAGTGGACATCCCTACAGCAATCATTCTTAGCGTATTGTCAGCTGTATGTGCTTGCGGTGCTTCAGGAGTTGCTGGTGGATCTTTATTACTGATTCCTCTAGCATGCAGCTTATTTGGAATCCCAGCTGAGATTGCTATGCAGGTAGTTGGAGTAGGCTTTATCATCGGTGTTTTACAAGACTCTTTTGAAACGGCACTTAACTCATCTACAGACGTACTGTTCACAGCAGCGGCTGAATTTAAAGAGTGGCGTAAAGAAGGAAAAACAATAGATATTAACAAAGCAGCATAA
- a CDS encoding riboflavin kinase: MNALRQYVDHFIVGQVEKGKQLGRTIGFPTANLNIANNVFLESGVYGVYVYYQSKKYLGMMNVGNRPSFNDGNHQTIEVHIIDFNEYIYDEILTVEIMFYIRKEKKFNQLQDLISQLKADKFYARKQFHLLK, translated from the coding sequence ATGAACGCATTACGTCAGTATGTTGATCATTTTATTGTTGGCCAGGTTGAGAAAGGGAAGCAGCTCGGAAGAACGATAGGGTTTCCGACAGCCAATTTGAATATTGCAAACAATGTCTTCTTAGAAAGTGGAGTTTATGGTGTATACGTGTATTATCAGTCAAAAAAATATTTAGGTATGATGAACGTTGGGAATCGCCCTTCTTTTAACGATGGTAACCATCAAACAATCGAAGTTCATATCATCGATTTTAATGAATATATTTATGATGAAATTTTAACAGTGGAAATAATGTTTTATATTCGAAAGGAGAAAAAGTTTAACCAATTACAAGATCTAATTTCTCAATTAAAGGCTGATAAATTTTATGCTCGTAAGCAATTTCATTTACTTAAATAA
- a CDS encoding acyl-CoA dehydrogenase family protein, producing the protein MLIEKAQKLQDIVKSLTEEFAKTASERDKRGGTAKEERDLIRHSGLLRLTAPKKYGGYGENWKRVLRITREMAKVDSSVAHLFGYHFLCLASVELYGTPEQVEQFTKETAENNYFWGNAFNPLDTHVTATKGDNGWIINGQKSFCSGAADSDRLLISAQKDDGSGVLIAVIPTNRGGILLGHDWDSFGQRQTDSGSVTFEHVIVHDTEVLDAYEATDSNLFATVRTHIAQSILIHVLLGTAEGAFAAAKDYTKTKTRPWVTSHVDAAINDPYNIYHYGDLFVQLKAADALVHISNEILENTWALKTSITEEQRGECSIAVATAKVQVVQTALDVTSRVFQMMGARATSAQYNFDRYWRNVRTHTLHDPIDYKIRDLGQYTLNNQYPEISAYS; encoded by the coding sequence ATGCTAATTGAAAAAGCACAAAAACTACAAGATATAGTGAAATCATTAACAGAAGAATTTGCAAAAACAGCAAGCGAACGAGATAAGCGTGGCGGTACTGCGAAAGAGGAGCGTGACCTCATTCGTCACAGTGGGTTACTCCGTTTAACAGCCCCTAAAAAATACGGTGGTTACGGAGAGAATTGGAAAAGAGTTTTACGTATTACACGTGAAATGGCTAAAGTAGATAGTTCGGTAGCTCATTTATTTGGTTATCATTTTTTATGTCTTGCTTCCGTTGAGCTATATGGTACACCAGAACAAGTTGAGCAGTTTACAAAGGAAACAGCAGAAAACAATTATTTCTGGGGGAATGCGTTTAATCCTCTTGATACTCATGTAACTGCTACAAAGGGAGATAACGGATGGATCATTAATGGTCAAAAAAGCTTTTGCTCTGGTGCAGCAGATTCAGATAGGTTACTCATTTCTGCTCAAAAGGATGACGGTTCTGGTGTCTTAATTGCTGTCATTCCGACAAATCGCGGAGGTATTTTGTTGGGGCATGATTGGGATAGCTTTGGACAGCGTCAGACGGATAGTGGTTCTGTGACCTTTGAACATGTAATTGTACATGATACAGAGGTACTTGATGCTTACGAAGCGACTGATAGCAACTTATTCGCTACAGTACGTACGCATATTGCTCAGTCTATTTTGATTCACGTTTTACTTGGGACAGCTGAAGGTGCGTTTGCAGCTGCCAAAGACTATACAAAAACGAAGACGCGTCCGTGGGTGACATCTCATGTTGATGCAGCAATAAATGATCCGTACAACATTTATCACTACGGTGACTTATTTGTCCAATTGAAGGCTGCGGATGCTCTTGTACATATTTCTAATGAGATATTGGAAAATACATGGGCGCTAAAAACTAGCATTACGGAAGAACAGCGTGGGGAATGTAGTATCGCTGTTGCCACTGCGAAAGTGCAAGTCGTACAAACGGCGCTTGATGTGACAAGTCGGGTGTTCCAAATGATGGGGGCTCGGGCAACTTCAGCGCAATATAACTTTGATCGCTACTGGCGTAATGTACGTACCCATACATTACATGACCCGATTGACTATAAAATTCGTGATCTTGGTCAGTATACTTTAAATAACCAATACCCAGAAATTTCAGCGTATTCATAA
- the ssuD gene encoding FMNH2-dependent alkanesulfonate monooxygenase, which produces MEIFWFIPTNGDFRQLNNNEGSRPATYNYCKQIAEAVDDLGYTGVLIPTGKTCEEGFIVASTLVPVTKNLKYLVAVRPGLMSPSFAARMSATLDRFSDGRLLINVVAGGDPIELAGEGVFLDHDERYELTDEFLKIWRQLFTEEEVNLKGEYLQIEGGQLPYPTIQKPYPPLYFGGSSPVAMDVAAEHVDVYLTWGEPPAKVEEKINKMRELAATQGRTLKFGIRLHVIVRPTEEEAWEAANKLIEHVDDETIAQAQKVFKRMDSEGQRLMTSLHEGDRAQLEVSPNLWAGVGLVRTGAGTALVGDPDTVAARIKEYADLGIETFILSGYPHLEEAYTTAELLFPKLPIERKDTSNQRTFLSPFGGDIKPAVVK; this is translated from the coding sequence ATGGAAATCTTTTGGTTTATCCCGACGAATGGTGACTTTCGCCAATTAAATAATAATGAAGGTTCACGTCCCGCAACATATAACTATTGTAAGCAAATTGCAGAAGCAGTAGATGATTTAGGCTATACAGGTGTTTTAATTCCAACGGGAAAAACGTGTGAAGAAGGATTTATTGTCGCCTCGACACTCGTACCTGTAACAAAAAATCTAAAGTATCTAGTAGCGGTACGCCCGGGTTTAATGTCACCAAGCTTTGCGGCACGTATGTCTGCAACATTAGATCGATTTTCTGATGGTCGATTATTAATTAATGTTGTTGCTGGGGGTGACCCAATAGAACTGGCAGGAGAAGGTGTATTTTTAGATCACGACGAACGCTATGAGTTAACAGATGAGTTTTTAAAAATTTGGCGTCAATTATTTACAGAAGAAGAAGTCAATTTAAAAGGAGAGTATTTACAAATCGAAGGGGGTCAATTACCATACCCTACGATTCAAAAACCATATCCGCCATTATACTTCGGAGGCTCTTCACCCGTTGCAATGGATGTGGCTGCAGAGCATGTCGATGTATATTTAACATGGGGTGAGCCGCCAGCTAAGGTGGAGGAAAAAATTAATAAAATGCGTGAGCTCGCAGCAACGCAAGGAAGAACATTAAAATTTGGCATACGACTACACGTCATTGTACGTCCAACGGAAGAGGAAGCATGGGAAGCGGCTAATAAGCTCATTGAACACGTGGATGACGAAACCATTGCACAAGCGCAAAAAGTATTTAAGCGTATGGATTCAGAAGGTCAACGCTTAATGACGAGTCTGCATGAAGGAGACCGTGCTCAACTAGAAGTGAGTCCAAATTTATGGGCCGGAGTAGGATTGGTGCGAACAGGTGCAGGTACAGCACTTGTAGGCGATCCCGATACGGTTGCTGCACGTATAAAAGAATACGCCGATTTAGGCATCGAAACGTTTATTCTATCAGGTTATCCACATTTAGAAGAAGCCTATACAACAGCCGAATTATTATTCCCTAAACTTCCAATAGAAAGAAAGGATACGTCGAACCAACGAACATTCCTTAGTCCATTCGGTGGGGATATTAAACCAGCCGTTGTTAAATAA
- the sfnG gene encoding dimethylsulfone monooxygenase SfnG, with protein MSLQFAYWAPNVSGGLVVSQLPQKTGWSFEDNKRYAQIAEEIGFDYVLLQTRFFASYGAENQLEASALASALAASTEKLNIITAVLPGLWHPGVIAKIISTIDHISNGRAAINIVSGWFKGEFQGYGEPWLDHDERYRRSEEFIEVLQEMWTKEKANYRGDFYRLNDAPLKPKPINPPKIFQGGNSKAAKEMAGRVSDVYFMNGGSLEKIKEQIDEVKALRKASGKGDIQFGVNGFVIVRDTEEEARQVLRDIVENAHKEAVEGFRSSVQTAGAASPEGKGMWAESTFEDLVQYNDGFKTGLIGTAEQVADRILELKKIGVDIVLTGFLHYEEDLRAFGEKVIPIVREKEKRISSLLEIN; from the coding sequence ATGAGTTTACAATTTGCTTATTGGGCGCCAAACGTTAGTGGAGGTCTAGTCGTCTCTCAATTACCACAAAAAACAGGCTGGTCATTTGAAGATAATAAGCGCTACGCTCAAATTGCTGAAGAAATTGGCTTCGATTATGTCCTATTGCAAACAAGGTTTTTCGCAAGCTATGGCGCTGAAAATCAATTAGAGGCTTCTGCGCTTGCTTCTGCACTTGCCGCTTCAACAGAAAAATTGAACATTATTACAGCTGTTCTACCGGGTCTATGGCATCCAGGAGTTATAGCGAAAATTATCTCAACGATTGATCATATTAGCAATGGTCGTGCTGCTATTAATATTGTCAGCGGCTGGTTTAAAGGTGAATTTCAGGGCTACGGAGAACCGTGGTTGGATCATGATGAACGCTATCGCCGCTCTGAAGAATTTATCGAAGTTCTTCAAGAAATGTGGACAAAAGAAAAGGCGAATTATCGAGGGGATTTTTACCGATTGAATGATGCACCATTAAAGCCCAAACCTATTAATCCGCCAAAAATCTTTCAAGGAGGGAATTCTAAAGCAGCCAAAGAAATGGCTGGACGCGTTTCCGATGTATATTTTATGAATGGGGGCTCCCTTGAAAAAATTAAGGAACAAATTGATGAAGTAAAAGCATTGAGAAAGGCTAGCGGTAAAGGTGACATCCAGTTTGGGGTTAATGGTTTCGTCATTGTCCGTGATACAGAAGAAGAGGCAAGACAAGTGTTACGCGATATTGTGGAAAATGCGCATAAAGAAGCGGTTGAAGGATTCAGAAGCTCAGTTCAAACCGCGGGGGCAGCCTCGCCTGAAGGAAAAGGGATGTGGGCGGAATCCACTTTTGAAGATCTTGTACAATATAATGACGGTTTTAAAACAGGACTCATTGGAACGGCTGAACAAGTGGCTGACCGCATCCTTGAATTGAAAAAAATTGGCGTTGATATCGTACTTACAGGGTTTCTTCACTATGAAGAAGACCTAAGAGCATTTGGTGAAAAGGTCATTCCCATTGTTAGAGAAAAAGAAAAAAGAATTAGTAGTTTGCTAGAAATAAACTAA
- a CDS encoding aspartyl-phosphate phosphatase Spo0E family protein, which produces MIGELSNRELIEEIEVTRKNMVLTGIGFGLTHPDTIELSHRLDNLLNDLYKPNNREQLFFYIDKG; this is translated from the coding sequence ATGATTGGGGAATTATCAAATAGAGAACTAATAGAAGAGATTGAAGTAACAAGAAAAAATATGGTACTAACTGGCATAGGCTTTGGCTTAACACACCCTGATACAATAGAGCTCAGTCATAGATTAGATAATTTATTGAATGATTTATATAAACCTAATAATAGGGAGCAATTATTTTTTTACATTGATAAAGGTTAG
- a CDS encoding Yip1 family protein: MEEQLENVNKGAQLKPSLFGMIGSPGEQLERIRQHPKIWLAMLIITTIFTVGTVLTMMAMDTASLIGEGIPAEGQVLMEIFTIVLGIVMGLFTPIISVLISSVIILIIAKIAQSDVTFKQLFSMNTYICLIVALGALLNGLVRFLIGGNPEIYVTSLAGLLNSESYVLGAIEVFTIWSLILTGIGLNKVARLSKGLSWTVAIVFFLFQIGMAVISGMFAGLGGM; this comes from the coding sequence ATGGAGGAGCAATTGGAAAATGTGAATAAGGGGGCACAGTTGAAGCCATCCTTATTCGGAATGATTGGAAGCCCCGGAGAGCAATTGGAGAGAATCCGGCAACATCCAAAAATTTGGTTGGCTATGCTGATTATAACAACGATTTTTACAGTTGGAACCGTTTTGACGATGATGGCGATGGACACGGCTAGTCTTATTGGTGAGGGTATACCGGCAGAAGGACAAGTATTAATGGAGATTTTTACGATTGTATTGGGTATTGTGATGGGACTATTTACGCCTATTATCTCTGTCTTGATTAGTAGTGTAATTATCTTAATTATTGCGAAGATTGCTCAATCAGATGTTACGTTTAAACAGCTTTTCTCGATGAATACATATATTTGTCTTATAGTGGCACTTGGTGCATTACTAAATGGACTTGTTCGTTTTCTTATAGGCGGCAATCCGGAAATTTATGTAACGAGTTTGGCAGGGCTGCTTAATTCAGAGTCTTACGTATTAGGAGCTATCGAAGTATTTACGATTTGGAGTCTTATTTTGACCGGAATTGGCTTGAACAAGGTAGCGCGTTTGTCTAAAGGTCTTTCTTGGACTGTTGCGATTGTGTTTTTTCTTTTCCAAATTGGAATGGCGGTTATCAGCGGCATGTTTGCTGGACTAGGTGGAATGTAA
- a CDS encoding LysR family transcriptional regulator: MYYDALKTFVTLVEVKNFTKTAETLRMSQPSVSLHIKNLEKEFQTKLFLRSPKLLKITPTGEILYDRAKQIITIYEQTKQDILEQHNSIKGELKIGASFTIGEYILPSLLFDLQKNYPELELHVVIGNTREIIQSVRLYQVDIGLIEGQTNEKELSVHAFMQDELFIVSSNNHKLACKDEVTVADLQDQAWITREVGSGTREYLNHVIRSNGLKVKSLLTISSNQGIKETLMNGMGLSLLSHSVIEKDVQHRNLSIIQLKNQSFTRTLSYVYSPIIQDKKNVRLFINALNNKWPYKAQSTN; this comes from the coding sequence GTGTATTATGATGCATTAAAAACATTTGTAACTCTTGTAGAAGTTAAAAATTTCACCAAAACAGCTGAAACCCTTCGTATGTCGCAACCAAGTGTCAGCTTACACATTAAAAATCTTGAAAAAGAATTTCAAACTAAATTATTTCTACGTTCTCCGAAATTGTTGAAAATTACTCCAACTGGTGAAATTTTGTACGACCGTGCCAAGCAAATCATCACAATTTACGAGCAAACTAAACAAGACATTCTTGAACAGCATAACTCCATCAAAGGAGAATTAAAAATAGGAGCCAGTTTTACAATCGGTGAATATATATTGCCTTCCTTACTTTTTGACCTTCAAAAAAATTATCCTGAGCTTGAACTTCATGTTGTTATTGGAAATACAAGAGAAATCATTCAATCTGTTCGCTTGTATCAAGTAGATATTGGTTTGATTGAAGGCCAAACAAATGAAAAGGAGCTTTCCGTACACGCTTTTATGCAAGATGAGCTCTTTATTGTTTCCTCCAACAATCATAAGCTCGCTTGTAAAGACGAAGTTACAGTAGCTGATCTTCAAGATCAAGCATGGATAACAAGAGAAGTTGGATCAGGGACACGTGAATATCTGAACCACGTCATTCGTTCAAATGGTTTGAAAGTTAAATCACTCCTTACTATAAGCAGTAATCAGGGAATTAAAGAAACGCTTATGAATGGCATGGGCCTCTCTCTCTTATCCCATAGTGTCATTGAAAAAGACGTACAGCATAGGAATCTGTCCATTATTCAATTGAAAAATCAATCCTTTACTAGAACGCTTTCCTATGTGTATTCTCCTATCATACAAGATAAAAAAAATGTTAGATTATTTATCAATGCTTTAAATAACAAATGGCCTTATAAAGCCCAATCAACCAATTGA